A stretch of Eleutherodactylus coqui strain aEleCoq1 chromosome 9, aEleCoq1.hap1, whole genome shotgun sequence DNA encodes these proteins:
- the XKR9 gene encoding XK-related protein 9 produces MSSGLGRTSFTKWNFFMTILGIFSFLFDIGVDLWISIKYFQQELYLFGLLTILFALVSTVIVQAFSYSWFRDDCVEDSRRSMKHVITHLFLAGTLLRYWYAVKYGYQATYDHRRRNREETKQKAVYAMTDLSMLRCFKIYLESTPQLILQLYILMEHGQITVIQYLSILVSVFSISWSTVDYQVSLRKSLPGKKGISVGFPLLFYTFYKFFTLTSWIVSVVFLISCSVYMFAGLVTVLGVAGFCWAWKQDTDFCTTKRMEILYRVVVGIILIFTFFNVKGSKTRVPVSIYYSLRFLNTSGMIILCFYLRPAFARTFIFAVLSIATVSSLGLGIFSLILYYACFHPTLHCIGQTKEDTVDGITHEDQSRINKFIMP; encoded by the exons ATGTCATCGGGGCTCGGGAGGACGAGCTTCACAAAATGGAATTTTTTTATGACTATCCTTGGAATTTTCTCATTCCTCTTTGACATTGGAGTAGATTTGTGGATTTCCATTAAATACTTTCAACAAGAACTTTACCTTTTTGGACTGTTGACAATACTTTTTGCCCTTGTGTCCACAGTAATAGTACAAGCTTTTAGTTACTCATGGTTTAGAGATGATTGTGTTGAGGACAGTCGTAGGAGTATGAAACACGTCATTACTCATCTCTTTCTGGCAGGAACCCTGCTCAG AtactggtatgcagtgaagtacGGATATCAAGCAACATATGACCACAGAAGACGGAATCGTGAGGAAACCAAGCAGAAGGCAGTGTACGCTATGACCGACCTGAGCATGCTGAGGTGCTTTAAAATTTATTTGGAAAGTACCCCCCAGCTCATACTCCAGCTTTACATACTCATGGAGCATGGTCAGATAACTGTAATCCAAT ATCTCTCCATCCTGGTATCTGTTTTCAGTATTTCGTGGTCTACTGTGGATTACCAGGTGTCACTACGGAAATCTCTGCCAGGAAAGAAGGGAATAAGTGTGGGATTTCCTTTGCTCTTTTACACATTCTACAAGTTTTTCACTTTGACCTCCTGGATCGTCAGCGTGGTCTTTCTTATAAGCTGCAGTGTTTATATGTTTGCTGGCCTTGTGACTGTCTTAGGGGTCGCTGGCTTTTGCTGGGCTTGGAAGCAAGACACGGATTTCTGTACAACCAAGAGAATGGAGATCCTGTATAGGGTTGTTGTTGGAATCAttctcatttttacttttttcaatgTGAAAGGGTCTAAAACAAGAGTCCCCGTATCTATTTATTATTCTTTGCGTTTCTTGAACACATCAGGGATGATCATCCTGTGTTTCTACTTAAGACCCGCCTTTGCTCGCACTTTCATATTTGCAGTGTTAAGTATTGCTACAGTTTCATCTTTGGGACTTGGTATTTTTTCACTGATCCTCTACTACGCTTGCTTCCATCCCACACTCCACTGCATAGGGCAGACTAAGGAGGATACAGTGGATGGCATCACCCATGAAGACCAGAGTAGAATAAACAAATTCATAATGCCCTAG